In Streptomyces sclerotialus, the DNA window GTGGCGGAGCTGCACGCGCTGCAGGCGGTGTGGCACGCGGCGCAGGCGCGGGGTCTGCAGGCGTGGTTCGCGCGCAACGGCACGGAGGAGCCGGTCGACCCGCACTGGCCGCTGCGTCCTGACCTTCCGGCGGCGGCGTGAAGCGTGAACACAAGCGAGAAGCCGGACCGTTGTCACGGTCCGGCCTCTCTCCGGGTGGGCGATACTGGGTTCGAACCAGTGACCTCTTCGGTGTGAACGAAGCGCTCTCCCACTGAGCTAATCGCCCGGGGTTCCTGGGGTGTCCCCCGCGAACGACCTGAACAATACAGGGCGCGGGGCCCTGGCTTCAAATTGCTTCGCGGCCGTCCAGCCAGGTGGCCAGCCCGCGCCGCCCGGCCCGCATCATCAGGGCGTGGTTGAGGCGGAAGAACGGACGCCCCGGGTAGGCCAGCCGCCGCATGAAGGACCGGCGCACCTCCACCTCCTGCTCGTACAGCGCGCGGGCGCCCGGGCCGTACGGGCCGACCGTCCAGCGGGCCCAGCCGTCGATGTCGCCGTGCAGCGTCGCCTCCAGGACGCCGGCCTCCCGGTCGCGCCGGGTCTCACGGGCGGTGAAGCGCAGGCTGAACGGCAGCACGGAGCGGATGCGGGCGGCCCCGGAGCGCTCGTCGATCCGGTGCGCCTCGGCGACGTGGGGCCACCAACGGGGGTAGGCCTCGGTGCGCTCCAGGGCGGCGTACACGGCGCCGGGCGCGGCCTCCAGCAGCCAGACGCTGCGGAAGCGGTAGTGGTGGGGGCGGGCGAGCCAGGCAGGCATGGGCCCAGTGTGCCGCGCGGGGAGAGGTCGGTGTGCCGCACCGCGGAATGTCGAAGGACCCGGAAGCGGAAACCTCCGGGCCCGGGGGCGCGGGTGGCGGAACCCCCGCTGCGCGCGGCGAAGCCGCGCAGAACACGACGAGGGCGAAGCGGTTCGCGCTTTCCGCGAACGCACTTCACCCTCGTACTTGTGGGCGATACTGGGTTCGAACCAGTGACCTCTTCGGTGTGAACGAAGCGCTCTCCCACTGAGCTAATCGCCCGGTGCGCCGGTGCCTCGCGGCCTGGCGCACCGCCAACATTACCGCATGTCAGCGGGGCTCATGACCACGGTCACCGGCTGATGTTCCAGGGCATGGCGAAGCCGAACTGCCACACGTACGCCGCGAGGGCCGCGACGATGATCACGGCGCCGACCGTGGTGAGGATGATGTTGCGGCGGCGGACCTTGGGATCGAGGGCCTTGTGCGCGGCCTCGGTGACCTTGCGCTTGGTCCAGCGCAGCACGAGCTGCGCCCAGACGAACTCGGTCGCCCAGATCGCCATACCGGCGAAGATCACCAGCCAGCCGGGCCCGGGCAGCGGCAGCATGATGATGCCGCCGATGACCACCGCCAGCCCGACGATGAAGATCCCGACCTGCCAGCTCATGTGCAGGGTCCGGGAGCGCTTCACGAAATGCGGCGCCTTGGACCCGAGCTTCTGCGGGATCGCCGTGGCGCCTCCCGTGCCGGCGCCCCGGCCCCCGTCACTCTCCGCGTTCATACCGGCAAACCTACCCGACGTGCCGGTCCCCCGCATGAACGCCGAGGAGGATCCGGGACTCCGCCGTAAGAGGTACTCGAAGCCACCCAAAACAGTCAGAGGGGTTTACAACACCACCGTAGGTGGCATGTCGATTTCGCCGACGTGCGAACCCCCGAGCGCACACTGAGCGAAAGGCCCTGGCGTATGAACACCACGGTCAGCTGCGAGCTGCACCTGCGCCTCGTTGTGTCGAGCGAGTCCTCACTGCCTGTACCTGCGGGCCTGCGGTATGACACGGCCGATCCTTATGCCGTGCACGCCACCTTCCACACCGGAGCCGAGGAGACCGTCGAGTGGGTTTTCGCCCGTGATCTCCTCGCGGAAGGCCTGCACCGGCCCACCGGCACCGGCGACGTCCGCGTCTGGCCGTCCCGGAGCCACGGTCAGGGAGTCGTCTGCATCGCCCTGAGCTCCCCGGAGGGGGAGGCTCTGCTCGAAGCCCCGGCGCGGGCTCTGGAATCCTTCCTGAAGCGCACCGATGCCGCGGTTCCGCCGGGCACCGAACACCGCCACTTCGATCTCGACACGGAGCTCTCACACATCCTCGCGGAGAGCTGAGGAGCCCGCGGCCACGTGCCGCGTCAACCCTGCTCACCACGCGCGCCGTCCGACTCGGGGAGACGGCGCAGGACGGACAAGTTCATACGGCGAGACCGGCGCCGCCCCCGCGGGACCCACCGCGGTGGCGGCGCCGTCCGTGCTGACCGGCCCGGACGCCGCGCCCCCGTGGGCCGGGCGAACCTCCGGCACCGTGTCCGCCCGGCCTTGTTGGAAGCGCTAGAGTCGGCGACCATTCGGCACAAGGGGGTGGCCGGCCGATCGCTGGAGATCCGCCGGCCACCGCCCATCGATCCCGGGGGCGGCACGGCCGCCCCTCCCGGCCAGGGAGCGACCCGTGATGATCACCCACGACAGCCGGTGCGCACTGGAGGCCGTCGTCGACCTCCTGAACACCGCACCAGAGGCCGGGGAGCCATCGGCGCCCGACACGCTCGGCGACGTGCCGGCCCTGCGCCAGTTCGTCGCGCGCAACGCCATCAGCGATGTGGGCACGCTCGGCGACCGGGACCTGGCGTCCGTACGGGCCGTACGGGGCCGCTTCGCGCAGGTCTTCGCGGCGGACGACGACCGCACCGCGGCGGAGCTGCTGAACGCGCTGATCGCGGCGGCCGGCACCACCCCGCGGCTGACCGACCACGACGGGTACGACTGGCACGTGCACTACTTCGCGCCGGGCGCCTCGGTCGCCGACCACCTCGCGGCGGACGGCGGGATGGCGCTGGCGTTCCTGGTCGTCGCCGGGGAGCGGGAGCGGCTGCGGCGGTGCGAGGCGCCGGACTGCCGGCACGCCTTCGTCGACCTCTCGCGCAACCGCTCGCGCCGCTACTGCGACAGCCGGACCTGCGGCAACCGCCTGCACGTCGCCGCGTACCGGGCCCGCCGCCGGGAGGCCGCGAGCTGAGCCCGCGGACCGGGCACCCGTACCGCGGGCACGGCCGCCGGCTCACAGGACGAAGAGGTCGTGCACGGCGCCCACCAGGAGCAGGACGCCGATGACGGTGAGGAAGAGCATCAGGGGCGGCTGCGACAGGGCGAACAGGCAGCCACGGGACGGAGAAGCTGGGTCTGGGGCCCGGGGAGTGGTCTCCCGGGTCAGGGCGCACTCGTCGTTCATCTCGCGGAGATCATGGCGCAGCTGATCTCCGCGCGTGACGCGGTCTTCCCCCGCAGGAGGGGGACTTCCTCAGATCCCGTGCTTTTTCAGGATGGCTTCGATATCGGAGAAGTCCTCGTCGCCGCCGCTCTGCCGGGCCGGCCCGGCGGCGGGACGGCGGGCGGGCGCACGGCCGGCGCCCAGGGACGGCGCCGAGGCGCCCGGGGCCACCGCACCGCCCTGCTGCGCGGCGGCGGCCCGGCGCTCCTTCCGCCGCCCGGAGCGGCGCTCGGCGAAGCGGCTCACCAGGAACAGCAGGACCGAGAGCGCCAGCAGGCCGAAGCCCGCCCACACGGTCGGCTCGAGGACCAGGCCGGTGATCCAGTCGATGACGCCGGTCATGACCAGGCCGGCGGGGATCAGCGCGAAGGCGGCGATGCGCGTCGCGGCCAGGAAACGCCTGCGGAAGGCGGTCAGCGCGGCGACGCCCAGGCCGGCCACCGACAGCACGGCGCAGACGGTCGAGGTCAGCATCGGGTCCTCCTGCCGTGAACGGTTCTCCCTCCATCCTGCCCCCTCGCGCCGCGTACCGGCCATGCCCCCGCGCGCCCTCAGGGTCATCTCGGGGTACGGATCCTCCGCAGGTGCCGGTCCGGCGTACCGCGGGGGCTGTCCGGGCAGGGCCGCGGGGCTGGAAGACTGGCCCCATGAACGACGCCCCCTCCCCCGCCGTGCCCCGTCCCGTCCTGGACGTCTGGTGCGAGCTGCAGTGCCCGGACTGCCACACCGCCCTCGCCGACCTGCGCGCCCTGCGCGAGCGCTACGGCGACCGGCTGGAGATCCGGCTGCGCCACTTCCCGCTGGAGAAGCACAAGCACGCCTACGCCGCCGCGCAGGCCGCCGAGGAGGCCATCGAGCAGGGCCAGGGCTGGCCGTACGTGGAAGCCGTGCTCGGGCGCACCGCCGAGCTCGCGAAGCAGGGCGAGAAGCTGCTGGTGAAGGTGGCCGGGGAGCTGGGCCTGGACGCGGAGGAGCTGGACACCGCGCTGATCGACGGCCGGCACCTGCTGATCGTCGACGCGGACCAGGCCGAGGGCAAGGCGATCGGTGTCACCGGCACGCCCACGTACGTCATCGGCGGTGAGCGGCTGGACGGCGGCAAGAGCCAGGAGGGGCTGCGCGCCCGGATCGAGGAGATCGCGGACCGGCTGCTGGCCGCGGCCGGGTAGCCGGCGGAGCGGTCACCGCGCGCCGGGAACGGCCGCCCGCCCCGGCCGGGCGGCCCGGCGGCCGCTCACAGCAGCGGCTTCCACAGCCGGTGATCCGTGGCGCGGTATCCCAGTGACTCGTACAGCCGCCGGGCGGTGGGGTTGTCGGCGTAGACGTTGAGGCCCAGGGTGCGCCGCCCCGCGGCCAGGCACTCCCGCTCGGCTATCCCCATCAGGGTGCGCCCGTGGCCGTGGCCGCGGTGCTCGGGCTCGACCCGTACGTCGTACACGTAGCCGCCCGGCCGGCCCGGCGATCTCAGTGCGGTCCAGACGGTGCCCACGTCCGTGCCCTCGTGGCTCAGCACACGCAGGCTGTGGTCCGGCGTGTGCGCGCCGTCCGGCAGCAGCAGCCGGTGGTCGGCCTCGGCCAGTTCGGCGGCGCGCTCGGGGGACTCGCCCTGCGCGGTCATGGCACGTACGTACTCGGCGAGCGCGGCCGCGCGCCAGCCGGGGTACTCCGCGTCGTCCAGCGGCCGGTCGGTGCTCCCGGGCGGCAGCACCGGCGGGGCGGTGAGCTCCTTGGTCATCCGGCGGGCGCGCTCGGTGTAGCCGAGGGCGGCGCTGAGCCGCAGCGCGGGCGTGGCGTCGGCCGGCACCAGGAATTCGATACGCCGGCAGCCCCAGCCGCGCAGCACTTCCTCGGCGGCCAGGGCGGCGACGGTGGCCCGGCCCCGCCGCCGGTCGGGTTCGTCGATCCACAGGTCCGCGAGGCGGCCGGTGGACAGCGCCGACCGCGGATCGGTGGCGAGCCGGAGCCGTCCCACGGGACGGCTGTTGACGCAGACGTCGAACGAACGGGCCCGGCCGCCGCCCTCAGGACGCTCTTCCGGACCGGTGGGGCGCAGCGTTGTGGTCACGCTGTTGTTCTACCCGCGTACGGCCGCTCAGTCATCGGCCCGGCCCGCAGTCCCGGCGGCCGGGCCGCGGCGCCGCGCTCAGCGCGGGTCGAAGTCCGCCGCCGACCGTTCGGCGAAGATCCGCATGGCCTCGGCGGTCACCGGTCCCGGTGCGTCGCCGAGCTGCCGCCCGTCGTGGCGCGTGACGGCCTGGACGTCGCGCAGCGAGGAGGTCAGGAAGATCTCCTCGGCCCGGTCCAGGGCGTCCAGCGGCAGGTCGGTCTCCTTGGCGCCGGCCCATTCCACGGTCAGCGCGCGGGTGATGCCGGCCAGGCAGCCGGACTCCAGCGGCGGGGTGTGCAGTTCGCCGTCGAGCACGACGAAGACGTTGGTGCCGGTGCCCTCGCAGAGCCGCCCCACCGTGTTGCCGAACAGCGCCTCGCTGGCGCCCTGCTGACCGGCGCGGGCCAGGGCGACGACGTTCTCGGCGTACGAGGTGGTCTTCAGGCCGGCGAGCGCGCCGCGTTCGTTACGGGTCCAGGGGACGGTGATCGTCGCCGTGGTGTCGGGCCGGCGGGTGGTCTCGCCCACCGCGACGACGAGGGTGGGGCGGTCGTCACCGCGGTCGGAGCTGAGCGGGGACCGGCCGCCGGTGTAGGTGATCCGCAGCCGGCCGAAGGGCATCGGGTTGGCGGCCAGTACGGCCTCGCAGGCGTGGCGTACCTCGTCGAGGTCCGGGTCGGGCAGGCCGAGGCCCCGGGCCGAGGTGGTCAGGCGGTGGAGGTGGCGGGTGAGCGCGAAGGCACGGCCGTTCTCGGCCTTCAGGGTCTCGAAGACGCCGTCCCCGACCGTCAGTCCGTGGTCGAAGACGGAGACCCGGGCGCTGTCCGCGTCCCGCAGTTCCCCGTCGAGCCAGATCTTCATCGCGTCGTTCCTCCAGTCGTCTCGTACGTCTCCGACGCTACCGCCAGCAGCCGGGCCGCCTTCAGCTCGGTCTCGTCCCACTCGCGGTCGGGGTCGGAGCCCCAGGTGATGCCGGCGCCGGTGCCGAAGCGCAGCACGGGCCCGGCGGCGGCCTGCCGGTCGATCCAGAAGGTGCGGATGCCGACGGCGAGCTCGCCGGTGCGGCGGTCGGCGTCGACCCAGCCGATGCCGCCGCAGTAGGGGCCGCGGGGCGCGGTCTCCAGGGATTCGATGATGTCCAGGGCGCTGCGCTTGGGGGCGCCGGTGACGGAGCCGGGCGGGAAGGTGGCGGCCAGCAGGCCGGGCCAGCCGGCGTCCTCGGGGAGTTCGCCGCGGACGGTGGAGACGAGGTGGACCAGGCCGGGGTGGGCCTCGACCGCGCAGAGCGCGGGGACGGTGACGGAGCCGGTGGCGCAGACGCGTCCCATGTCGTTGCGGACCAGGTCGACGATCATCACGTTCTCGGCGTGGTCCTTCTCCAGCAGGTCGTCGGCGGTGCGGCCGGTGCCCTTGATGGGCCCGGACTCGACCGTGCGGCCGTCGCGGCGCAGGTAGAGCTCGGGCGAGGCGGTGGCGACCTCGACGCCGTGCGCGGGGAGGCGAATCGTTCCCGCGTACGGGGCCGGGTTGCCGCGGGCCAGCAGCGCGGTCAGGGCGTCCACGTCGGCGTGCTCCGGGTCGGGCAGCGGCGCGGAGAGCACGCGGCAGAGGTTCGCCTGGTAGACCTCGCCGGCCGCGATGTGCTCGCGTATCCGGCGTACGCCCGCGGTGTAGGCGGCGCGGTCCAGGGAACTGGTCCAGGCGTCGCGCGCGGGTCCGCGCCATGCGCCGCGGGCGGCGGGGTCGCCGGGGTCCTTCCGTACGTCGCCGAAGCGCGCGCACACGAGGCGGCCCTCGAAGTCGGCGACGACGGCCCACCATCCGGCGGAGTCCAGGGCGGCGGGGTCACTGGTGACGTCCCGCAGGTCAGAGGCGATCAGGCCGCCGAAGCGGGCCAGCGGAGGCAGCTCGTACACGCCGCTGAGTCTAGGACGGGGGCCCCGGCGCCGCCCGGGTCGAGCGACCACCGCAGCACGCTGCACAAACGCGTTTTTGTACTGGCCCAGGAATCCGCTAGAGTTCAACACGTCGCCGGGACGCGGAAGCGAAAAGCGGAAGCCGACCGAAGACAGCAGCTCCCAGGCGTTAGTCTGGGGGAGGCACCTGCGGACATAGCTCAGTTGGTAGAGCGCAACCTTGCCAAGGTTGAGGTCGCGAGTTCGAGCCTCGTTGTCCGCTCTGAGTGGGGGATCTTCCCGAACCCCTGCACTCCTGGTGGAGTGGCCGAGAGGCGAGGCAACGGCCTGCAAAGCCGTCTACACGGGTTCAAATCCCGTCTCCACCTCCAAGGACGATTAGCTCAGCGGGAGAGCGCTTCCCTGACACGGAAGAGGTCACTGGTTCAATCCCAGTATCGTCCACTGATCCACAAGGATCCGGTCCTCCAAGACCATGATCTAATAAGGATCGACCCGCGCGATTAGCTCAGCGGGAGAGCGCTTCCCTGACACGGAAGAGGTCACTGGT includes these proteins:
- a CDS encoding TIGR02611 family protein, producing the protein MNAESDGGRGAGTGGATAIPQKLGSKAPHFVKRSRTLHMSWQVGIFIVGLAVVIGGIIMLPLPGPGWLVIFAGMAIWATEFVWAQLVLRWTKRKVTEAAHKALDPKVRRRNIILTTVGAVIIVAALAAYVWQFGFAMPWNISR
- a CDS encoding GNAT family N-acetyltransferase, encoding MTTTLRPTGPEERPEGGGRARSFDVCVNSRPVGRLRLATDPRSALSTGRLADLWIDEPDRRRGRATVAALAAEEVLRGWGCRRIEFLVPADATPALRLSAALGYTERARRMTKELTAPPVLPPGSTDRPLDDAEYPGWRAAALAEYVRAMTAQGESPERAAELAEADHRLLLPDGAHTPDHSLRVLSHEGTDVGTVWTALRSPGRPGGYVYDVRVEPEHRGHGHGRTLMGIAERECLAAGRRTLGLNVYADNPTARRLYESLGYRATDHRLWKPLL
- a CDS encoding SRPBCC family protein, with translation MPAWLARPHHYRFRSVWLLEAAPGAVYAALERTEAYPRWWPHVAEAHRIDERSGAARIRSVLPFSLRFTARETRRDREAGVLEATLHGDIDGWARWTVGPYGPGARALYEQEVEVRRSFMRRLAYPGRPFFRLNHALMMRAGRRGLATWLDGREAI
- a CDS encoding aminotransferase class IV; protein product: MKIWLDGELRDADSARVSVFDHGLTVGDGVFETLKAENGRAFALTRHLHRLTTSARGLGLPDPDLDEVRHACEAVLAANPMPFGRLRITYTGGRSPLSSDRGDDRPTLVVAVGETTRRPDTTATITVPWTRNERGALAGLKTTSYAENVVALARAGQQGASEALFGNTVGRLCEGTGTNVFVVLDGELHTPPLESGCLAGITRALTVEWAGAKETDLPLDALDRAEEIFLTSSLRDVQAVTRHDGRQLGDAPGPVTAEAMRIFAERSAADFDPR
- a CDS encoding DsbA family protein; this translates as MNDAPSPAVPRPVLDVWCELQCPDCHTALADLRALRERYGDRLEIRLRHFPLEKHKHAYAAAQAAEEAIEQGQGWPYVEAVLGRTAELAKQGEKLLVKVAGELGLDAEELDTALIDGRHLLIVDADQAEGKAIGVTGTPTYVIGGERLDGGKSQEGLRARIEEIADRLLAAAG
- a CDS encoding SsgA family sporulation/cell division regulator, which produces MNTTVSCELHLRLVVSSESSLPVPAGLRYDTADPYAVHATFHTGAEETVEWVFARDLLAEGLHRPTGTGDVRVWPSRSHGQGVVCIALSSPEGEALLEAPARALESFLKRTDAAVPPGTEHRHFDLDTELSHILAES
- a CDS encoding CGNR zinc finger domain-containing protein, with amino-acid sequence MMITHDSRCALEAVVDLLNTAPEAGEPSAPDTLGDVPALRQFVARNAISDVGTLGDRDLASVRAVRGRFAQVFAADDDRTAAELLNALIAAAGTTPRLTDHDGYDWHVHYFAPGASVADHLAADGGMALAFLVVAGERERLRRCEAPDCRHAFVDLSRNRSRRYCDSRTCGNRLHVAAYRARRREAAS
- a CDS encoding chorismate-binding protein → MYELPPLARFGGLIASDLRDVTSDPAALDSAGWWAVVADFEGRLVCARFGDVRKDPGDPAARGAWRGPARDAWTSSLDRAAYTAGVRRIREHIAAGEVYQANLCRVLSAPLPDPEHADVDALTALLARGNPAPYAGTIRLPAHGVEVATASPELYLRRDGRTVESGPIKGTGRTADDLLEKDHAENVMIVDLVRNDMGRVCATGSVTVPALCAVEAHPGLVHLVSTVRGELPEDAGWPGLLAATFPPGSVTGAPKRSALDIIESLETAPRGPYCGGIGWVDADRRTGELAVGIRTFWIDRQAAAGPVLRFGTGAGITWGSDPDREWDETELKAARLLAVASETYETTGGTTR